In a genomic window of Meriones unguiculatus strain TT.TT164.6M chromosome 8, Bangor_MerUng_6.1, whole genome shotgun sequence:
- the Dnm1 gene encoding dynamin-1 isoform X2: MGNRGMEDLIPLVNRLQDAFSAIGQNADLDLPQIAVVGGQSAGKSSVLENFVGRDFLPRGSGIVTRRPLVLQLVNSTTEYAEFLHCKGKKFTDFEEVRLEIEAETDRVTGTNKGISPVPINLRVYSPHVLNLTLVDLPGMTKVPVGDQPPDIEFQIRDMLMQFVTKENCLILAVSPANSDLANSDALKIAKEVDPQGQRTIGVITKLDLMDEGTDARDVLENKLLPLRRGYIGVVNRSQKDIDGKKDITAALAAERKFFLSHPSYRHLADRMGTPYLQKVLNQQLTNHIRDTLPGLRNKLQSQLLSIEKEVEEYKNFRPDDPARKTKALLQMVQQFAVDFEKRIEGSGDQIDTYELSGGARINRIFHERFPFELVKMEFDEKELRREISYAIKNIHGIRTGLFTPDMAFETIVKKQVKKIREPCLKCVDMVISELISTVRQCTKKLQQYPRLREEMERIVTTHIREREGRTKEQVMLLIDIELAYMNTNHEDFIGFANAQQRSNQMNKKKTSGNQDEILVIRKGWLTINNIGIMKGGSKEYWFVLTAENLSWYKDDEEKEKKYMLSVDNLKLRDVEKGFMSSKHIFALFNTEQRNVYKDYRQLELACETQEEVDSWKASFLRAGVYPERVGDKEKASETEENGSDSFMHSMDPQLERQVETIRNLVDSYMAIVNKTVRDLMPKTIMHLMINNTKEFIFSELLANLYSCGDQNTLMEESAEQAQRRDEMLRMYHALKEALSIIGDINTTTVSTPMPPPVDDSWLQVQSVPAGRRSPTSSPTPQRRAPAVPPARPGSRGPAPGPPPAGSALGGAPPVPSRPGASPDPFGPPPQVPSRPNRAPPGVPSRKGPASPTRPAAPRPAEAPLLDL, translated from the exons ATGGGCAACCGCGGCATGGAAGATCTCATCCCGCTGGTTAACCGGCTCCAGGACGCCTTCTCCGCCATCGGCCAGAACGCGGACCTCGACCTGCCGCAGATCGCCGTGGTAGGCGGTCAGAGCGCCGGCAAGAGCTCGGTGCTGGAGAATTTCGTGGGCAG GGACTTCTTGCCCCGAGGCTCTGGCATCGTCACCCGGCGTCCCCTGGTTCTGCAGCTGGTTAATTCCACCACAG AATATGCGGAATTCCTGCACTGCAAAGGGAAGAAATTCACCGACTTCGAGGAGGTGCGCCTGGAGATCGAGGCTGAGACTGACCGGGTCACCGGCACCAACAAGGGCATTTCACCAGTGCCCATCAACCTGCGGGTGTACTCGCCCCACG TGCTGAACCTGACTCTAGTGGACCTGCCTGGAATGACCAAGGTCCCTGTTGGGGACCAACCTCCTGATATCGAGTTCCAGATCCGAGACATGCTTATGCAGTTCGTCACCAAGGAGAACTGCcttatcctggctgtgtcccctgCCAACTCTGACCTGGCCAACTCTGATGCCCTCAAGATCGCCAAGGAGGTGGACCCCCAGG GTCAGCGCACCATTGGGGTCATCACCAAGCTGGACCTGATGGACGAGGGCACAGACGCTCGGGACGTGCTGGAGAATAAGCTGCTTCCTCTGCGCAGAG GCTATATTGGCGTGGTGAACCGGAGCCAGAAGGACATAGATGGCAAGAAGGATATCACGGCCGCCTTGGCTGCCGAGCGCAAATTCTTCCTCTCGCACCCATCCTATCGCCACTTGGCTGACCGCATGGGTACACCCTACCTACAGAAGGTCCTCAACCAG CAACTGACCAACCACATCCGGGACACACTGCCGGGGCTTCGGAACAAATTGCAGAGCCAGCTGCTGTCCATTGAGAAGGAGGTGGAAGAGTACAAGAATTTCCGACCTGATGACCCAGCACGCAAGACCAAGGCCCTGCTGCA GATGGTCCAGCAGTTTGCAGTGGACTTCGAGAAGCGCATTGAGGGTTCTGGAGACCAGATAGACACTTACGAACTGTCAGGTGGAGCCCGCATTAACCGCATCTTTCATGAACGCTTCCCTTTTGAGCTGGTTAAG ATGGAGTTCGATGAGAAGGAACTCCGAAGGGAGATCAGCTATGCCATCAAGAACATTCACGGCATCAG AACGGGGCTGTTTACCCCAGACATGGCCTTTGAAACCATTGTGAAAAAGCAGGTGAAGAAGATCCGAGAGCCGTGTCTCAAGTGTGTGGACATGGTTATCTCGGAGCTAATCAGCACCGTTAGACAGTGCACCAAGAAG ctccagcaATATCCACGTCTACGGGAGGAGATGGAGCGAATTGTGACCACCCACATCCGGGAACGTGAGGGTCGCACCAAGGAGCAG GTCATGCTCCTCATCGATATAGAGCTGGCTTACATGAATACCAACCACGAGGACTTCATAGGCTTTGCCAA TGCTCAGCAGAGGAGCAACCAGATGaacaagaagaagacatcagggAACCAG GATGAGATTCTG GTCATTCGTAAGGGGTGGCTGACCATCAACAACATTGGCATCATGAAGGGAGGCTCCAAGGAGTACTGGTTTGTGCTGACTGCTGAGAATCTGTCCTGGTACAAGGATGACGAG gagaaagagaagaagtacATGCTGTCTGTGGACAACCTGAAGCTTCGGGATGTGGAAAAGGGCTTCATGTCAAGCAAGCATATTTTTGCCCTCTTCAACACAGAGCAGAG GAATGTCTACAAGGATTACCGGCAGCTGGAACTGGCCTGTGAGACACAGGAGGAGGTGGACAGCTGGAAGGCTTCCTTCCTGAGGGCTGGCGTGTACCCTGAGCGTGTTGGG GACAAGGAGAAG GCCAGTGAGACGGAGGAGAATGGCTCTGACAGCTTCATGCACTCCATGGATCCTCAGCTGGAGCGGCAGGTGGAGACCATTCGGAACCTGGTGGACTCGTACATGGCCATCGTCAACAAGACTGTGCGGGATCTCATGCCCAAGACCATCATGCACCTCATGATCAACAAC ACCAAGGAGTTTATCTTCTCCGAGCTGCTGGCCAACCTGTATTCTTGCGGGGACCAGAACACACTGATGGAGGAATCGGCCGAGCAGGCTCAGCGGCGCGATGAGATGCTGCGCATGTACCACGCACTGAAGGAGGCGCTCAGCATTATCGGCGACATCAACACGACCACCGTCAGCACGCCCATGCCCCCGCCCGTGGACGACTCCTGGCTGCAGGTGCAGAGCGTACCGGCCGGACGCAG ATCGCCCACGTCAAGCCCCACGCCGCAGCGCAGAGCCCCCGCCGTGCCCCCAGCCCGGCCCGGGTCGCGGGGCCCTGCTCCTGGGCCTCCGCCTGCTGGATCCGCCCTGGGGGGGGCGCCCCCCGTGCCCTCCAGGCCGGGGGCTTCCCCTGATCCCTTCGGCCCCCCTCCCCAGGTGCCCTCACGCCCCAACCGCGCCCCGCCTGGGGTCCCCAG
- the Dnm1 gene encoding dynamin-1 isoform X8 — MGNRGMEDLIPLVNRLQDAFSAIGQNADLDLPQIAVVGGQSAGKSSVLENFVGRDFLPRGSGIVTRRPLVLQLVNSTTEYAEFLHCKGKKFTDFEEVRLEIEAETDRVTGTNKGISPVPINLRVYSPHVLNLTLVDLPGMTKVPVGDQPPDIEFQIRDMLMQFVTKENCLILAVSPANSDLANSDALKIAKEVDPQGQRTIGVITKLDLMDEGTDARDVLENKLLPLRRGYIGVVNRSQKDIDGKKDITAALAAERKFFLSHPSYRHLADRMGTPYLQKVLNQQLTNHIRDTLPGLRNKLQSQLLSIEKEVEEYKNFRPDDPARKTKALLQMVQQFAVDFEKRIEGSGDQIDTYELSGGARINRIFHERFPFELVKMEFDEKELRREISYAIKNIHGIRTGLFTPDLAFEATVKKQVQKLKEPSIKCVDMVVSELTSTIRKCSEKLQQYPRLREEMERIVTTHIREREGRTKEQVMLLIDIELAYMNTNHEDFIGFANAQQRSNQMNKKKTSGNQVIRKGWLTINNIGIMKGGSKEYWFVLTAENLSWYKDDEEKEKKYMLSVDNLKLRDVEKGFMSSKHIFALFNTEQRNVYKDYRQLELACETQEEVDSWKASFLRAGVYPERVGDKEKASETEENGSDSFMHSMDPQLERQVETIRNLVDSYMAIVNKTVRDLMPKTIMHLMINNTKEFIFSELLANLYSCGDQNTLMEESAEQAQRRDEMLRMYHALKEALSIIGDINTTTVSTPMPPPVDDSWLQVQSVPAGRRSPTSSPTPQRRAPAVPPARPGSRGPAPGPPPAGSALGGAPPVPSRPGASPDPFGPPPQVPSRPNRAPPGVPSRKGPASPTRPAAPRPAEAPLLDL; from the exons ATGGGCAACCGCGGCATGGAAGATCTCATCCCGCTGGTTAACCGGCTCCAGGACGCCTTCTCCGCCATCGGCCAGAACGCGGACCTCGACCTGCCGCAGATCGCCGTGGTAGGCGGTCAGAGCGCCGGCAAGAGCTCGGTGCTGGAGAATTTCGTGGGCAG GGACTTCTTGCCCCGAGGCTCTGGCATCGTCACCCGGCGTCCCCTGGTTCTGCAGCTGGTTAATTCCACCACAG AATATGCGGAATTCCTGCACTGCAAAGGGAAGAAATTCACCGACTTCGAGGAGGTGCGCCTGGAGATCGAGGCTGAGACTGACCGGGTCACCGGCACCAACAAGGGCATTTCACCAGTGCCCATCAACCTGCGGGTGTACTCGCCCCACG TGCTGAACCTGACTCTAGTGGACCTGCCTGGAATGACCAAGGTCCCTGTTGGGGACCAACCTCCTGATATCGAGTTCCAGATCCGAGACATGCTTATGCAGTTCGTCACCAAGGAGAACTGCcttatcctggctgtgtcccctgCCAACTCTGACCTGGCCAACTCTGATGCCCTCAAGATCGCCAAGGAGGTGGACCCCCAGG GTCAGCGCACCATTGGGGTCATCACCAAGCTGGACCTGATGGACGAGGGCACAGACGCTCGGGACGTGCTGGAGAATAAGCTGCTTCCTCTGCGCAGAG GCTATATTGGCGTGGTGAACCGGAGCCAGAAGGACATAGATGGCAAGAAGGATATCACGGCCGCCTTGGCTGCCGAGCGCAAATTCTTCCTCTCGCACCCATCCTATCGCCACTTGGCTGACCGCATGGGTACACCCTACCTACAGAAGGTCCTCAACCAG CAACTGACCAACCACATCCGGGACACACTGCCGGGGCTTCGGAACAAATTGCAGAGCCAGCTGCTGTCCATTGAGAAGGAGGTGGAAGAGTACAAGAATTTCCGACCTGATGACCCAGCACGCAAGACCAAGGCCCTGCTGCA GATGGTCCAGCAGTTTGCAGTGGACTTCGAGAAGCGCATTGAGGGTTCTGGAGACCAGATAGACACTTACGAACTGTCAGGTGGAGCCCGCATTAACCGCATCTTTCATGAACGCTTCCCTTTTGAGCTGGTTAAG ATGGAGTTCGATGAGAAGGAACTCCGAAGGGAGATCAGCTATGCCATCAAGAACATTCACGGCATCAG GACGGGCCTCTTCACACCTGACCTCGCTTTTGAAGCCACAGTGAAAAAGCAGGTGCAGAAGCTCAAAGAGCCCAGTATCAAGTGTGTGGACATGGTAGTCAGTGAGCTCACGTCCACCATCAGAAAGTGTAGCGAAAAG ctccagcaATATCCACGTCTACGGGAGGAGATGGAGCGAATTGTGACCACCCACATCCGGGAACGTGAGGGTCGCACCAAGGAGCAG GTCATGCTCCTCATCGATATAGAGCTGGCTTACATGAATACCAACCACGAGGACTTCATAGGCTTTGCCAA TGCTCAGCAGAGGAGCAACCAGATGaacaagaagaagacatcagggAACCAG GTCATTCGTAAGGGGTGGCTGACCATCAACAACATTGGCATCATGAAGGGAGGCTCCAAGGAGTACTGGTTTGTGCTGACTGCTGAGAATCTGTCCTGGTACAAGGATGACGAG gagaaagagaagaagtacATGCTGTCTGTGGACAACCTGAAGCTTCGGGATGTGGAAAAGGGCTTCATGTCAAGCAAGCATATTTTTGCCCTCTTCAACACAGAGCAGAG GAATGTCTACAAGGATTACCGGCAGCTGGAACTGGCCTGTGAGACACAGGAGGAGGTGGACAGCTGGAAGGCTTCCTTCCTGAGGGCTGGCGTGTACCCTGAGCGTGTTGGG GACAAGGAGAAG GCCAGTGAGACGGAGGAGAATGGCTCTGACAGCTTCATGCACTCCATGGATCCTCAGCTGGAGCGGCAGGTGGAGACCATTCGGAACCTGGTGGACTCGTACATGGCCATCGTCAACAAGACTGTGCGGGATCTCATGCCCAAGACCATCATGCACCTCATGATCAACAAC ACCAAGGAGTTTATCTTCTCCGAGCTGCTGGCCAACCTGTATTCTTGCGGGGACCAGAACACACTGATGGAGGAATCGGCCGAGCAGGCTCAGCGGCGCGATGAGATGCTGCGCATGTACCACGCACTGAAGGAGGCGCTCAGCATTATCGGCGACATCAACACGACCACCGTCAGCACGCCCATGCCCCCGCCCGTGGACGACTCCTGGCTGCAGGTGCAGAGCGTACCGGCCGGACGCAG ATCGCCCACGTCAAGCCCCACGCCGCAGCGCAGAGCCCCCGCCGTGCCCCCAGCCCGGCCCGGGTCGCGGGGCCCTGCTCCTGGGCCTCCGCCTGCTGGATCCGCCCTGGGGGGGGCGCCCCCCGTGCCCTCCAGGCCGGGGGCTTCCCCTGATCCCTTCGGCCCCCCTCCCCAGGTGCCCTCACGCCCCAACCGCGCCCCGCCTGGGGTCCCCAG
- the Dnm1 gene encoding dynamin-1 isoform X6 — translation MGNRGMEDLIPLVNRLQDAFSAIGQNADLDLPQIAVVGGQSAGKSSVLENFVGRDFLPRGSGIVTRRPLVLQLVNSTTEYAEFLHCKGKKFTDFEEVRLEIEAETDRVTGTNKGISPVPINLRVYSPHVLNLTLVDLPGMTKVPVGDQPPDIEFQIRDMLMQFVTKENCLILAVSPANSDLANSDALKIAKEVDPQGQRTIGVITKLDLMDEGTDARDVLENKLLPLRRGYIGVVNRSQKDIDGKKDITAALAAERKFFLSHPSYRHLADRMGTPYLQKVLNQQLTNHIRDTLPGLRNKLQSQLLSIEKEVEEYKNFRPDDPARKTKALLQMVQQFAVDFEKRIEGSGDQIDTYELSGGARINRIFHERFPFELVKMEFDEKELRREISYAIKNIHGIRTGLFTPDMAFETIVKKQVKKIREPCLKCVDMVISELISTVRQCTKKLQQYPRLREEMERIVTTHIREREGRTKEQVMLLIDIELAYMNTNHEDFIGFANAQQRSNQMNKKKTSGNQDEILVIRKGWLTINNIGIMKGGSKEYWFVLTAENLSWYKDDEEKEKKYMLSVDNLKLRDVEKGFMSSKHIFALFNTEQRNVYKDYRQLELACETQEEVDSWKASFLRAGVYPERVGDKEKASETEENGSDSFMHSMDPQLERQVETIRNLVDSYMAIVNKTVRDLMPKTIMHLMINNTKEFIFSELLANLYSCGDQNTLMEESAEQAQRRDEMLRMYHALKEALSIIGDINTTTVSTPMPPPVDDSWLQVQSVPAGRRSPTSSPTPQRRAPAVPPARPGSRGPAPGPPPAGSALGGAPPVPSRPGASPDPFGPPPQVPSRPNRAPPGVPSRSGQASPSRPESPRPPFDL, via the exons ATGGGCAACCGCGGCATGGAAGATCTCATCCCGCTGGTTAACCGGCTCCAGGACGCCTTCTCCGCCATCGGCCAGAACGCGGACCTCGACCTGCCGCAGATCGCCGTGGTAGGCGGTCAGAGCGCCGGCAAGAGCTCGGTGCTGGAGAATTTCGTGGGCAG GGACTTCTTGCCCCGAGGCTCTGGCATCGTCACCCGGCGTCCCCTGGTTCTGCAGCTGGTTAATTCCACCACAG AATATGCGGAATTCCTGCACTGCAAAGGGAAGAAATTCACCGACTTCGAGGAGGTGCGCCTGGAGATCGAGGCTGAGACTGACCGGGTCACCGGCACCAACAAGGGCATTTCACCAGTGCCCATCAACCTGCGGGTGTACTCGCCCCACG TGCTGAACCTGACTCTAGTGGACCTGCCTGGAATGACCAAGGTCCCTGTTGGGGACCAACCTCCTGATATCGAGTTCCAGATCCGAGACATGCTTATGCAGTTCGTCACCAAGGAGAACTGCcttatcctggctgtgtcccctgCCAACTCTGACCTGGCCAACTCTGATGCCCTCAAGATCGCCAAGGAGGTGGACCCCCAGG GTCAGCGCACCATTGGGGTCATCACCAAGCTGGACCTGATGGACGAGGGCACAGACGCTCGGGACGTGCTGGAGAATAAGCTGCTTCCTCTGCGCAGAG GCTATATTGGCGTGGTGAACCGGAGCCAGAAGGACATAGATGGCAAGAAGGATATCACGGCCGCCTTGGCTGCCGAGCGCAAATTCTTCCTCTCGCACCCATCCTATCGCCACTTGGCTGACCGCATGGGTACACCCTACCTACAGAAGGTCCTCAACCAG CAACTGACCAACCACATCCGGGACACACTGCCGGGGCTTCGGAACAAATTGCAGAGCCAGCTGCTGTCCATTGAGAAGGAGGTGGAAGAGTACAAGAATTTCCGACCTGATGACCCAGCACGCAAGACCAAGGCCCTGCTGCA GATGGTCCAGCAGTTTGCAGTGGACTTCGAGAAGCGCATTGAGGGTTCTGGAGACCAGATAGACACTTACGAACTGTCAGGTGGAGCCCGCATTAACCGCATCTTTCATGAACGCTTCCCTTTTGAGCTGGTTAAG ATGGAGTTCGATGAGAAGGAACTCCGAAGGGAGATCAGCTATGCCATCAAGAACATTCACGGCATCAG AACGGGGCTGTTTACCCCAGACATGGCCTTTGAAACCATTGTGAAAAAGCAGGTGAAGAAGATCCGAGAGCCGTGTCTCAAGTGTGTGGACATGGTTATCTCGGAGCTAATCAGCACCGTTAGACAGTGCACCAAGAAG ctccagcaATATCCACGTCTACGGGAGGAGATGGAGCGAATTGTGACCACCCACATCCGGGAACGTGAGGGTCGCACCAAGGAGCAG GTCATGCTCCTCATCGATATAGAGCTGGCTTACATGAATACCAACCACGAGGACTTCATAGGCTTTGCCAA TGCTCAGCAGAGGAGCAACCAGATGaacaagaagaagacatcagggAACCAG GATGAGATTCTG GTCATTCGTAAGGGGTGGCTGACCATCAACAACATTGGCATCATGAAGGGAGGCTCCAAGGAGTACTGGTTTGTGCTGACTGCTGAGAATCTGTCCTGGTACAAGGATGACGAG gagaaagagaagaagtacATGCTGTCTGTGGACAACCTGAAGCTTCGGGATGTGGAAAAGGGCTTCATGTCAAGCAAGCATATTTTTGCCCTCTTCAACACAGAGCAGAG GAATGTCTACAAGGATTACCGGCAGCTGGAACTGGCCTGTGAGACACAGGAGGAGGTGGACAGCTGGAAGGCTTCCTTCCTGAGGGCTGGCGTGTACCCTGAGCGTGTTGGG GACAAGGAGAAG GCCAGTGAGACGGAGGAGAATGGCTCTGACAGCTTCATGCACTCCATGGATCCTCAGCTGGAGCGGCAGGTGGAGACCATTCGGAACCTGGTGGACTCGTACATGGCCATCGTCAACAAGACTGTGCGGGATCTCATGCCCAAGACCATCATGCACCTCATGATCAACAAC ACCAAGGAGTTTATCTTCTCCGAGCTGCTGGCCAACCTGTATTCTTGCGGGGACCAGAACACACTGATGGAGGAATCGGCCGAGCAGGCTCAGCGGCGCGATGAGATGCTGCGCATGTACCACGCACTGAAGGAGGCGCTCAGCATTATCGGCGACATCAACACGACCACCGTCAGCACGCCCATGCCCCCGCCCGTGGACGACTCCTGGCTGCAGGTGCAGAGCGTACCGGCCGGACGCAG ATCGCCCACGTCAAGCCCCACGCCGCAGCGCAGAGCCCCCGCCGTGCCCCCAGCCCGGCCCGGGTCGCGGGGCCCTGCTCCTGGGCCTCCGCCTGCTGGATCCGCCCTGGGGGGGGCGCCCCCCGTGCCCTCCAGGCCGGGGGCTTCCCCTGATCCCTTCGGCCCCCCTCCCCAGGTGCCCTCACGCCCCAACCGCGCCCCGCCTGGGGTCCCCAG
- the Dnm1 gene encoding dynamin-1 isoform X1 codes for MGNRGMEDLIPLVNRLQDAFSAIGQNADLDLPQIAVVGGQSAGKSSVLENFVGRDFLPRGSGIVTRRPLVLQLVNSTTEYAEFLHCKGKKFTDFEEVRLEIEAETDRVTGTNKGISPVPINLRVYSPHVLNLTLVDLPGMTKVPVGDQPPDIEFQIRDMLMQFVTKENCLILAVSPANSDLANSDALKIAKEVDPQGQRTIGVITKLDLMDEGTDARDVLENKLLPLRRGYIGVVNRSQKDIDGKKDITAALAAERKFFLSHPSYRHLADRMGTPYLQKVLNQQLTNHIRDTLPGLRNKLQSQLLSIEKEVEEYKNFRPDDPARKTKALLQMVQQFAVDFEKRIEGSGDQIDTYELSGGARINRIFHERFPFELVKMEFDEKELRREISYAIKNIHGIRTGLFTPDLAFEATVKKQVQKLKEPSIKCVDMVVSELTSTIRKCSEKLQQYPRLREEMERIVTTHIREREGRTKEQVMLLIDIELAYMNTNHEDFIGFANAQQRSNQMNKKKTSGNQDEILVIRKGWLTINNIGIMKGGSKEYWFVLTAENLSWYKDDEEKEKKYMLSVDNLKLRDVEKGFMSSKHIFALFNTEQRNVYKDYRQLELACETQEEVDSWKASFLRAGVYPERVGDKEKASETEENGSDSFMHSMDPQLERQVETIRNLVDSYMAIVNKTVRDLMPKTIMHLMINNTKEFIFSELLANLYSCGDQNTLMEESAEQAQRRDEMLRMYHALKEALSIIGDINTTTVSTPMPPPVDDSWLQVQSVPAGRRSPTSSPTPQRRAPAVPPARPGSRGPAPGPPPAGSALGGAPPVPSRPGASPDPFGPPPQVPSRPNRAPPGVPSRKGPASPTRPAAPRPAEAPLLDL; via the exons ATGGGCAACCGCGGCATGGAAGATCTCATCCCGCTGGTTAACCGGCTCCAGGACGCCTTCTCCGCCATCGGCCAGAACGCGGACCTCGACCTGCCGCAGATCGCCGTGGTAGGCGGTCAGAGCGCCGGCAAGAGCTCGGTGCTGGAGAATTTCGTGGGCAG GGACTTCTTGCCCCGAGGCTCTGGCATCGTCACCCGGCGTCCCCTGGTTCTGCAGCTGGTTAATTCCACCACAG AATATGCGGAATTCCTGCACTGCAAAGGGAAGAAATTCACCGACTTCGAGGAGGTGCGCCTGGAGATCGAGGCTGAGACTGACCGGGTCACCGGCACCAACAAGGGCATTTCACCAGTGCCCATCAACCTGCGGGTGTACTCGCCCCACG TGCTGAACCTGACTCTAGTGGACCTGCCTGGAATGACCAAGGTCCCTGTTGGGGACCAACCTCCTGATATCGAGTTCCAGATCCGAGACATGCTTATGCAGTTCGTCACCAAGGAGAACTGCcttatcctggctgtgtcccctgCCAACTCTGACCTGGCCAACTCTGATGCCCTCAAGATCGCCAAGGAGGTGGACCCCCAGG GTCAGCGCACCATTGGGGTCATCACCAAGCTGGACCTGATGGACGAGGGCACAGACGCTCGGGACGTGCTGGAGAATAAGCTGCTTCCTCTGCGCAGAG GCTATATTGGCGTGGTGAACCGGAGCCAGAAGGACATAGATGGCAAGAAGGATATCACGGCCGCCTTGGCTGCCGAGCGCAAATTCTTCCTCTCGCACCCATCCTATCGCCACTTGGCTGACCGCATGGGTACACCCTACCTACAGAAGGTCCTCAACCAG CAACTGACCAACCACATCCGGGACACACTGCCGGGGCTTCGGAACAAATTGCAGAGCCAGCTGCTGTCCATTGAGAAGGAGGTGGAAGAGTACAAGAATTTCCGACCTGATGACCCAGCACGCAAGACCAAGGCCCTGCTGCA GATGGTCCAGCAGTTTGCAGTGGACTTCGAGAAGCGCATTGAGGGTTCTGGAGACCAGATAGACACTTACGAACTGTCAGGTGGAGCCCGCATTAACCGCATCTTTCATGAACGCTTCCCTTTTGAGCTGGTTAAG ATGGAGTTCGATGAGAAGGAACTCCGAAGGGAGATCAGCTATGCCATCAAGAACATTCACGGCATCAG GACGGGCCTCTTCACACCTGACCTCGCTTTTGAAGCCACAGTGAAAAAGCAGGTGCAGAAGCTCAAAGAGCCCAGTATCAAGTGTGTGGACATGGTAGTCAGTGAGCTCACGTCCACCATCAGAAAGTGTAGCGAAAAG ctccagcaATATCCACGTCTACGGGAGGAGATGGAGCGAATTGTGACCACCCACATCCGGGAACGTGAGGGTCGCACCAAGGAGCAG GTCATGCTCCTCATCGATATAGAGCTGGCTTACATGAATACCAACCACGAGGACTTCATAGGCTTTGCCAA TGCTCAGCAGAGGAGCAACCAGATGaacaagaagaagacatcagggAACCAG GATGAGATTCTG GTCATTCGTAAGGGGTGGCTGACCATCAACAACATTGGCATCATGAAGGGAGGCTCCAAGGAGTACTGGTTTGTGCTGACTGCTGAGAATCTGTCCTGGTACAAGGATGACGAG gagaaagagaagaagtacATGCTGTCTGTGGACAACCTGAAGCTTCGGGATGTGGAAAAGGGCTTCATGTCAAGCAAGCATATTTTTGCCCTCTTCAACACAGAGCAGAG GAATGTCTACAAGGATTACCGGCAGCTGGAACTGGCCTGTGAGACACAGGAGGAGGTGGACAGCTGGAAGGCTTCCTTCCTGAGGGCTGGCGTGTACCCTGAGCGTGTTGGG GACAAGGAGAAG GCCAGTGAGACGGAGGAGAATGGCTCTGACAGCTTCATGCACTCCATGGATCCTCAGCTGGAGCGGCAGGTGGAGACCATTCGGAACCTGGTGGACTCGTACATGGCCATCGTCAACAAGACTGTGCGGGATCTCATGCCCAAGACCATCATGCACCTCATGATCAACAAC ACCAAGGAGTTTATCTTCTCCGAGCTGCTGGCCAACCTGTATTCTTGCGGGGACCAGAACACACTGATGGAGGAATCGGCCGAGCAGGCTCAGCGGCGCGATGAGATGCTGCGCATGTACCACGCACTGAAGGAGGCGCTCAGCATTATCGGCGACATCAACACGACCACCGTCAGCACGCCCATGCCCCCGCCCGTGGACGACTCCTGGCTGCAGGTGCAGAGCGTACCGGCCGGACGCAG ATCGCCCACGTCAAGCCCCACGCCGCAGCGCAGAGCCCCCGCCGTGCCCCCAGCCCGGCCCGGGTCGCGGGGCCCTGCTCCTGGGCCTCCGCCTGCTGGATCCGCCCTGGGGGGGGCGCCCCCCGTGCCCTCCAGGCCGGGGGCTTCCCCTGATCCCTTCGGCCCCCCTCCCCAGGTGCCCTCACGCCCCAACCGCGCCCCGCCTGGGGTCCCCAG